The Azospirillaceae bacterium genome has a segment encoding these proteins:
- a CDS encoding ATP-binding SpoIIE family protein phosphatase: MIVVPVHEQNQVAAARRAAVELAQRAGFTETAAGRVAIVATELATNLVKHGRGGRLLAGLSDVVGDAGNTGVDLIAIDKGPGIADVAAALRDGFSTAGSAGHGLGAVRRQAHAFHIYTHPGAGTAILARLEAGQPPLQRWAAHAPDSGDINTPAPHPEAGAVCAPKLGEEVCGDDWHVNPMPGPASGIGPTAMVVDGLGHGPQAAEAAAAAVRLFKRYAGHPPAAIMETLHAGLRATRGAAVSIARFDGKRRVVVFCGVGNVAGALVSRTTGNAHRLLTYNGTVGHAVRRIQEVQYPYPDASGRPMIILHSDGISTNWSLDAYPGLATAHPRLIAAVLYRDFSRDRDDAAVLVALGPGGGPSQ; the protein is encoded by the coding sequence ATGATCGTCGTACCCGTGCACGAACAGAACCAGGTCGCCGCGGCGCGCCGCGCCGCGGTCGAGTTGGCCCAGCGCGCCGGCTTCACCGAAACGGCCGCCGGCCGGGTTGCGATCGTGGCGACCGAACTCGCAACCAACCTGGTCAAGCACGGGCGAGGCGGACGTCTGCTCGCCGGGCTCTCCGATGTGGTCGGAGATGCGGGAAACACAGGGGTCGATCTGATCGCAATCGACAAGGGCCCGGGCATCGCCGACGTGGCCGCCGCATTGCGCGACGGCTTTTCGACGGCTGGCAGCGCCGGCCACGGGCTGGGAGCCGTCCGACGCCAGGCGCACGCATTCCACATCTACACCCACCCTGGCGCCGGCACCGCCATTCTGGCCCGGCTCGAAGCCGGCCAGCCGCCATTGCAGCGGTGGGCGGCGCATGCCCCGGATTCCGGCGATATCAATACGCCCGCCCCCCATCCCGAAGCGGGTGCCGTATGCGCGCCCAAACTCGGGGAGGAGGTCTGCGGGGACGACTGGCATGTGAACCCCATGCCCGGGCCAGCCTCCGGAATCGGTCCAACGGCAATGGTCGTGGACGGCCTCGGCCACGGCCCGCAGGCGGCCGAGGCGGCGGCCGCTGCCGTGCGCCTGTTCAAACGATACGCAGGCCATCCCCCGGCCGCCATCATGGAAACCCTCCATGCGGGTCTCCGCGCGACGCGGGGCGCGGCCGTATCGATTGCGCGGTTCGACGGCAAGCGCCGTGTCGTGGTGTTCTGCGGGGTCGGCAATGTGGCCGGCGCCCTTGTCTCGCGCACCACCGGGAACGCCCACCGCCTGCTGACGTACAACGGGACGGTCGGCCATGCCGTGCGACGCATCCAGGAGGTTCAATACCCGTACCCCGACGCGTCGGGGAGGCCGATGATCATCCTCCACTCGGATGGGATCAGCACGAACTGGTCGCTCGACGCCTATCCCGGCCTCGCCACCGCGCATCCGCGTCTGATTGCCGCCGTCCTTTACCGCGATTTTTCGAGGGATCGGGACGATGCAGCGGTGCTCGTCGCCCTTGGCCCAGGCGGAGGACCAAGCCAATGA
- a CDS encoding ATP-binding protein, which translates to MRQQHWPILAVAIASETDVVTARQRTRRVAEFLGFDIQNQTRIATAVSEIVRNAIEYAGGGRMEFALRATEPLPAQRQRLVVRIADDGPGIGDIDAVLEGRHRSETGLGIGILGARRLVDAFTIETGPGGGTVVEIAKDLPHRLPRLTRKDLDALVAELAREQALDPMGALREQNRELARSLDELSTRQEELARLNRELEDTNRGVVALYAELDAKAEQLRQASELKSRFLSNMSHEFRTPLNSILALSRLLLDRTDGGLSEEQERQVSYIRKSAESLTELVNDLLDLAKVEAGKVDIRPTTFSIAELFGGLRGALRPLKTNEAVELVFVEPPADIPRLSTDEAKVAQVLRNFVSNALKFTPTGEVRVSAVHDGETDQILFTVADTGIGIAPQDQPRVFEEFTQIDSPLQRAAKGTGLGLSLSRRLAELLGGEIRLESEPGRGSIFTLAIPRVFRDTPDDVPSAATMVDAGPSHRNARVLIVDDEEAFRYVLRQMINGAGDDGPAYDIIEAVDGVEALQLAHAEPRPDAILLDLQMPRLDGYAVLNTLASTPQTRDMPVIVATSSMVTPDVAAHLTHARAILAKSALTRETLAAVLRDAVPMSRISERRI; encoded by the coding sequence ATGAGACAGCAGCATTGGCCGATCCTTGCGGTTGCCATCGCGTCCGAGACGGACGTGGTGACCGCCCGGCAAAGGACGCGGCGGGTCGCCGAATTCCTCGGCTTCGACATACAAAACCAGACCCGGATCGCCACCGCGGTCTCGGAGATCGTGCGCAATGCGATCGAGTATGCCGGCGGCGGCAGGATGGAATTCGCCCTGCGCGCCACCGAGCCGCTGCCGGCGCAACGGCAACGGCTGGTGGTGCGCATCGCCGACGACGGTCCGGGCATCGGCGACATCGATGCCGTTCTGGAAGGCCGGCACCGATCGGAAACCGGCCTGGGCATTGGGATCCTGGGGGCCCGACGCCTGGTCGACGCCTTCACGATCGAGACCGGGCCGGGCGGCGGCACCGTGGTCGAGATCGCGAAGGATCTGCCGCACCGGCTGCCGCGCCTGACCCGCAAGGATCTCGACGCGCTGGTCGCCGAACTGGCGCGGGAGCAGGCCCTCGACCCCATGGGGGCATTGCGCGAGCAGAACCGCGAGCTGGCGCGCAGCCTCGACGAGCTCAGCACCCGCCAGGAGGAACTTGCCCGCCTGAACCGGGAACTGGAGGACACCAACCGCGGCGTTGTCGCGCTCTACGCCGAACTCGATGCGAAGGCCGAGCAGCTGCGCCAGGCCAGCGAACTCAAGTCGCGGTTCCTGTCCAACATGAGCCACGAGTTCCGGACCCCCCTCAACTCGATCCTGGCACTCTCGCGCCTGCTGCTGGACCGCACCGACGGGGGCCTGTCGGAGGAGCAGGAGCGGCAGGTCAGCTATATCCGGAAATCGGCCGAAAGCCTGACGGAGCTGGTCAACGATCTCCTGGACCTCGCCAAGGTCGAAGCCGGGAAAGTCGATATCCGGCCGACCACCTTCAGCATTGCCGAACTCTTCGGTGGCCTGCGCGGCGCACTCAGGCCGTTGAAGACGAACGAGGCGGTGGAACTCGTCTTTGTGGAACCACCGGCCGATATTCCCCGGCTCTCGACCGACGAGGCGAAGGTCGCGCAGGTGCTGCGCAACTTCGTCTCGAACGCGCTCAAGTTCACGCCGACGGGCGAAGTGCGTGTCTCCGCCGTCCATGACGGCGAAACGGACCAGATCCTGTTCACCGTCGCCGACACGGGGATCGGCATCGCACCGCAGGACCAGCCGCGCGTCTTCGAGGAATTCACCCAGATCGACAGTCCCCTTCAGAGGGCGGCGAAGGGGACGGGGTTGGGACTGTCCCTGTCACGCCGGCTGGCGGAACTGCTGGGAGGCGAGATCCGCCTTGAGAGCGAACCGGGCCGCGGCTCGATCTTCACCCTGGCGATCCCGCGGGTCTTCCGCGACACCCCGGACGATGTCCCGTCGGCCGCCACAATGGTGGATGCGGGGCCGTCCCACCGCAATGCACGCGTACTCATCGTCGACGACGAGGAGGCGTTCCGGTACGTGCTGCGCCAAATGATAAACGGGGCAGGCGACGATGGACCGGCATACGACATCATCGAAGCGGTGGACGGGGTCGAAGCCCTGCAGTTGGCGCATGCCGAGCCCCGGCCCGACGCCATCCTGCTCGACCTCCAGATGCCGCGCCTCGACGGCTATGCTGTCCTGAACACGCTCGCATCCACGCCCCAGACCCGTGACATGCCTGTCATTGTGGCAACCTCGTCCATGGTGACCCCGGACGTTGCGGCGCATCTCACCCACGCCCGCGCCATCCTGGCCAAAAGCGCGCTCACCCGCGAGACGCTGGCGGCGGTGCTGCGTGATGCCGTCCCCATGAGCCGCATATCCGAGCGGCGGATCTGA
- a CDS encoding response regulator — MSDRKRFLVLNVDDNEPGRYAKTRALLQPGDIDVIEAATGTEALRLVRERRPTLVLLDVKLPDISGLEVCRIIKRDHPDIFVLQISASFVTGGDRTRGLDAGADSYLTQPVEPNELVASVRALLRIRQAEAQLRESEERLRLVVDSATDYAIITVDADGRIASWSAGAQAILGWTAAEAIGQRTDMIFTPEDRAAGAPEAELRTAIDEGCSRNERWHLRRDGGIVFMNGSVHPLFDAAGVHRGYLKVARDETERRRVTEALAESKAQLVTLVEHLPVGINFVDKDGNTLLTNPAFRVFLPEGILPSKLPDAEERWIGHDEHGQRLTCDRFPGARALRGETVPGTELLHRAPDGTETWTRMSAVPLRDTSGQITGAVGVIIDINAQKRAQEELARLNETLEQQVEERTADLMKAEAALRQAQKMEAVGQLTGGIAHDFNNLLQAMQGGLDLIRRNANDPERVVRFAEASLEALERGAKLTSRLLAFSRVQKLALGPVDVGTLVAGMGNLLRQSAGPLGDVRVEVAENLPTAVADANQLETALLNLVINARDAMPNGGKLTVKARPVSHAVGEPDLAAGEYLEVSVTDTGIGMTPEVAARACEPFFTTKTVGRGTGLGLSQVYAFARQAGGTVRIDSTPGAGSTIRILLPVARTDGKPAAPSTARIEPDTGRQAAGSGNRATVLVVDDDADVRQSLAGMLETLGHRTLQAASGAAALELLGREHPDALVVDFAMPGLNGAETAKAARSLQTGLPVVFVTGYSDTAALKASAPDAPVLRKPFRLPDIEAALSVVLDRNAGNAHRTNR; from the coding sequence ATGTCCGATCGCAAACGCTTCCTCGTCCTCAACGTCGACGACAACGAGCCGGGCCGCTACGCCAAAACCCGGGCCCTGCTCCAACCCGGTGACATAGACGTGATCGAGGCGGCGACCGGGACGGAAGCCCTGCGCCTCGTCCGGGAGCGACGCCCGACCCTGGTGCTGCTCGACGTCAAGCTCCCCGATATCAGCGGGCTTGAGGTCTGCCGCATCATCAAGCGGGACCACCCGGACATCTTCGTCCTGCAGATTTCGGCCTCGTTCGTCACCGGCGGGGATCGCACACGCGGGCTCGATGCGGGCGCGGACTCCTATCTCACCCAGCCGGTGGAGCCGAACGAACTCGTCGCGTCCGTGCGCGCGCTCCTGCGCATCCGCCAAGCCGAGGCGCAATTGCGCGAGAGCGAGGAGCGCCTGCGCCTCGTCGTCGACAGCGCCACCGACTACGCGATCATCACCGTGGACGCGGATGGTCGGATTGCAAGCTGGTCGGCGGGCGCCCAGGCCATCCTGGGCTGGACCGCGGCGGAGGCGATCGGGCAACGCACCGACATGATCTTCACACCCGAAGACCGTGCGGCCGGTGCGCCCGAAGCGGAGCTCCGGACCGCCATCGACGAGGGCTGCTCCCGCAACGAGCGTTGGCACCTCCGCCGGGACGGCGGCATCGTGTTCATGAACGGCTCGGTGCACCCCCTGTTCGATGCCGCGGGGGTCCACCGCGGCTATCTCAAGGTGGCGCGGGACGAGACCGAACGGCGGCGCGTCACCGAAGCCCTCGCCGAGAGCAAGGCGCAGCTGGTGACACTGGTCGAGCATCTGCCGGTCGGCATCAACTTCGTGGACAAGGACGGCAACACGCTGCTGACCAACCCGGCGTTCCGGGTGTTTTTGCCCGAGGGGATCCTGCCGTCCAAGCTGCCCGATGCCGAGGAGCGTTGGATCGGCCATGACGAGCACGGGCAACGCCTGACCTGCGACCGGTTCCCCGGCGCACGCGCCCTGCGTGGCGAGACGGTTCCCGGAACCGAATTGCTGCATCGGGCACCGGACGGGACGGAGACCTGGACCCGCATGAGCGCGGTCCCGCTGCGCGATACCTCCGGGCAGATCACCGGCGCGGTCGGCGTTATCATCGACATCAATGCGCAGAAACGCGCACAGGAAGAACTCGCCCGCCTGAACGAGACGTTGGAGCAGCAGGTCGAGGAGCGCACCGCGGACCTGATGAAAGCCGAGGCCGCGCTGCGTCAGGCGCAGAAGATGGAAGCGGTGGGGCAACTGACCGGCGGCATCGCCCATGACTTCAACAATCTGCTGCAGGCCATGCAGGGCGGGCTCGACCTGATCCGCCGGAATGCCAACGACCCCGAGCGCGTGGTGCGCTTCGCGGAGGCATCGCTGGAGGCGCTGGAACGCGGGGCGAAACTGACCTCGCGCCTGCTCGCCTTCTCGCGCGTGCAGAAGCTGGCGCTCGGGCCGGTGGACGTGGGCACGCTGGTGGCCGGCATGGGCAATCTTCTCCGGCAGTCCGCGGGGCCGCTGGGGGACGTGCGCGTGGAGGTGGCCGAGAATTTGCCGACCGCCGTGGCCGATGCCAACCAGTTGGAGACCGCGCTGCTGAACCTGGTCATCAACGCCCGCGACGCCATGCCAAACGGCGGCAAGCTGACCGTGAAAGCGCGCCCGGTTTCGCACGCCGTGGGCGAACCCGACCTCGCGGCAGGCGAATACCTGGAGGTTTCGGTCACCGACACCGGCATCGGCATGACGCCGGAAGTGGCGGCCCGCGCCTGCGAACCGTTCTTCACCACCAAGACCGTGGGCAGGGGCACCGGGTTGGGCCTAAGCCAAGTCTATGCCTTCGCCCGCCAAGCCGGCGGCACCGTCCGCATCGACAGCACGCCCGGGGCGGGGAGCACCATCCGCATCCTCCTGCCGGTGGCGAGAACGGACGGGAAACCGGCGGCCCCGTCCACAGCCAGGATCGAGCCGGACACCGGCAGGCAAGCTGCCGGCAGCGGCAACAGGGCAACCGTGCTGGTGGTGGACGACGATGCGGACGTGCGCCAGTCCCTGGCGGGCATGCTGGAAACGCTGGGCCACCGTACGCTGCAGGCGGCGAGCGGGGCCGCCGCCCTGGAACTGCTGGGCCGCGAGCACCCGGACGCACTGGTGGTGGACTTCGCCATGCCCGGCCTGAACGGGGCCGAAACGGCGAAGGCCGCCCGCTCGCTGCAAACCGGCCTGCCGGTGGTCTTCGTCACAGGCTATTCCGACACCGCGGCACTGAAGGCCAGCGCCCCGGACGCTCCCGTTCTGCGCAAACCCTTCCGTCTGCCCGATATCGAAGCGGCATTGTCGGTGGTTCTGGATAGGAACGCGGGAAACGCGCACCGAACCAACCGCTGA
- a CDS encoding M20 family metallopeptidase, which produces MRNDPLDLDQTAGHVDAKRARYIDLSDEIWGYAELRFQEHRSAEAQIAALEAEGFKVIRNIAGIATAFLAEAGNGGPIIGFLGEFDALSGLSQEAGVAHPASPTPGANGHGCGHNLLGSGAILAAVAARDVLAANDMPGTVRYYGCPAEEGGSGKTFMARAGAFDDLDAAISWHPGPFHGVLANRTLANFQAHFRFKGRPAHAAGAPHLGRSALDAVELMNIGVNYMREHMPSDARVHYAITDAGGTSPNVVQARAEVLYLIRAPRVAQARQLFERVCRIAEGAALMTETRVEVEIDKACSEVLPNTVLEFAMHENLTRLGPPAFDAADAAFADALRATLGDEDLQSSIDTFGAAPADKAKPLADGVLPYNGHPGPLSGSTDVGDVSWITPTVQCWGACYAIGTPFHTWQMVAQGKSPAAHKGMVQAAKAMAATALDAFRDPDLLARAKAELRERTGGQPYACPIPDEVRPPPLRGKA; this is translated from the coding sequence ATGCGGAACGATCCCCTGGACCTTGACCAGACAGCCGGCCATGTGGATGCGAAGCGGGCCCGGTACATCGACCTCAGCGACGAGATCTGGGGATACGCGGAACTACGATTCCAGGAGCACCGGTCGGCCGAGGCGCAGATCGCGGCACTTGAGGCGGAAGGCTTCAAGGTCATCCGCAACATCGCGGGCATTGCGACGGCGTTCCTGGCCGAGGCTGGGAACGGCGGGCCGATCATCGGCTTCCTCGGCGAGTTCGACGCCTTGTCGGGCCTGTCGCAGGAGGCCGGTGTCGCGCATCCCGCATCCCCCACCCCGGGCGCCAACGGACACGGCTGCGGGCACAACCTTCTGGGCAGCGGGGCGATCCTGGCCGCGGTGGCGGCCAGGGATGTCCTGGCGGCCAACGACATGCCGGGAACCGTGCGCTACTACGGCTGTCCGGCCGAAGAGGGCGGGTCGGGCAAGACCTTCATGGCACGGGCCGGCGCCTTCGACGATCTCGACGCGGCGATCAGTTGGCATCCCGGCCCGTTCCACGGCGTGCTCGCAAACCGCACGCTGGCGAATTTCCAGGCCCACTTCCGCTTCAAGGGACGGCCGGCCCATGCCGCCGGCGCGCCGCACCTGGGCCGCAGCGCGCTCGATGCGGTCGAGCTGATGAACATCGGCGTCAATTACATGCGCGAGCACATGCCGTCCGACGCGCGGGTCCACTACGCCATCACGGACGCGGGCGGCACCTCGCCCAACGTGGTGCAGGCGCGGGCGGAGGTCCTGTACCTGATCCGCGCGCCGCGGGTGGCGCAGGCGCGGCAGCTGTTCGAGCGGGTGTGCCGGATCGCCGAGGGCGCCGCCCTGATGACCGAAACCCGGGTCGAGGTGGAGATCGACAAGGCGTGCTCCGAGGTCCTGCCGAACACGGTGCTGGAGTTCGCCATGCACGAGAACCTGACCCGCCTCGGCCCGCCCGCCTTCGATGCCGCCGACGCCGCCTTCGCGGACGCGTTGCGCGCCACGCTGGGGGACGAGGATCTGCAATCCAGCATCGACACCTTCGGCGCCGCCCCGGCCGACAAGGCCAAGCCGCTCGCCGACGGCGTTCTGCCCTACAACGGCCATCCGGGCCCCCTGTCCGGCTCGACCGACGTGGGCGACGTCAGTTGGATCACGCCGACCGTGCAGTGCTGGGGCGCCTGCTACGCCATCGGCACGCCCTTCCACACATGGCAGATGGTGGCGCAGGGCAAGTCGCCGGCGGCACACAAGGGCATGGTGCAGGCCGCCAAGGCGATGGCCGCGACCGCGTTGGACGCGTTCCGGGATCCGGACCTGCTCGCCCGCGCCAAAGCGGAACTGCGCGAGCGGACGGGCGGCCAGCCCTACGCCTGCCCGATCCCCGACGAGGTGCGGCCGCCACCCCTGCGCGGCAAAGCCTGA
- a CDS encoding class I adenylate-forming enzyme family protein, whose product MASQAGGAPGDWHGMRVPPIRHELHFGDRVVACFADRPGSVHVLLVEAVGRNPGGDALVDGTERLSWADLDARVARAAAGLRARGVGAGDRVALLLGNRTEFVVTLFAVLRLGAVAVPLNVRQQTPELLFALNDCGAKLLVHEADMAGRLPDPSGLPALAHRVAVGGPGAEPFAALLEDGAVAVPEPAAEEDTAVILYTSGTTGRPKGAMLSHLNIVHSAMHYEVCMGLTSADRSVLAVPASHVTGLVAMIVAMARCAGALVLMPAFKAADFLALAARERMTHTVLVPAMYNLCLLQPDFDRHDLSAWRVGAYGGAPMPPATIDALARKLPGLNLMNAYGATETTSPTTMVPFGWTEAKSGTVGAPVPCAEVRVMGEDGREVPAGEGGEVWTRGPMVVRGYWNRPDANAAEFAAGFWRSGDIGSMDADGFLRVFDRRKDVINRGGYKIFSIEVENVLAAHPDVVEAAVVARPCEILGERVHAFVTRSGPGATAEDLAAFCARRLSDYKVPETFTIRDEPLPRNANGKLVKTSLRDEVVATVGPVRARR is encoded by the coding sequence ATGGCTTCGCAGGCCGGGGGCGCGCCGGGGGATTGGCACGGGATGCGGGTGCCGCCCATCCGGCACGAGCTTCATTTCGGGGACCGGGTGGTCGCCTGCTTCGCCGACCGTCCGGGAAGCGTCCATGTCCTGCTGGTCGAGGCCGTCGGCCGGAATCCCGGTGGCGACGCGCTTGTCGATGGAACGGAGCGTCTATCCTGGGCCGATCTCGACGCGCGGGTCGCGCGCGCGGCCGCCGGACTGCGGGCCCGCGGGGTCGGGGCCGGCGACCGGGTCGCCCTGCTGCTGGGCAACCGCACCGAATTCGTCGTCACGCTGTTCGCCGTCCTGCGCCTGGGCGCCGTCGCCGTACCCTTGAACGTGCGCCAGCAGACGCCCGAGCTGCTGTTCGCCCTGAACGACTGCGGCGCCAAGCTGCTGGTGCACGAGGCGGACATGGCCGGGCGCCTGCCGGATCCCTCCGGGCTGCCGGCCCTGGCGCACCGCGTGGCGGTCGGCGGCCCCGGGGCGGAGCCGTTCGCGGCCCTGCTCGAGGACGGGGCCGTGGCCGTGCCGGAACCGGCGGCCGAGGAGGACACGGCGGTCATCCTCTACACCTCCGGCACCACCGGCCGCCCCAAGGGCGCGATGCTGAGCCACCTCAACATCGTCCATTCCGCCATGCACTACGAGGTGTGCATGGGCCTGACCTCGGCGGACCGGTCGGTGCTGGCGGTTCCGGCCAGCCATGTGACCGGCCTCGTCGCCATGATCGTCGCGATGGCCCGGTGCGCCGGTGCGCTGGTTTTGATGCCCGCGTTCAAGGCCGCGGACTTCCTGGCCCTCGCCGCGCGGGAGCGGATGACCCACACCGTCCTGGTTCCGGCCATGTACAACCTGTGCCTGTTGCAGCCGGACTTCGACCGGCACGACCTGTCGGCTTGGCGGGTCGGCGCCTACGGCGGCGCGCCGATGCCGCCGGCCACCATCGATGCGCTGGCGCGCAAGCTGCCCGGCCTGAACCTGATGAACGCCTACGGCGCCACCGAGACCACGTCGCCGACCACGATGGTGCCCTTCGGCTGGACCGAGGCCAAATCCGGCACCGTCGGTGCGCCGGTTCCGTGCGCGGAGGTCCGGGTCATGGGCGAGGATGGCCGCGAGGTCCCGGCGGGCGAGGGGGGCGAGGTCTGGACCCGCGGCCCCATGGTGGTGCGGGGCTACTGGAACAGGCCGGACGCGAACGCCGCGGAATTCGCGGCCGGCTTCTGGCGGTCGGGCGACATCGGGTCGATGGACGCCGACGGTTTCCTGCGGGTGTTCGACCGGCGCAAGGACGTGATCAACCGCGGGGGCTACAAGATCTTCAGCATCGAGGTGGAGAACGTCCTGGCTGCCCACCCGGATGTGGTCGAGGCGGCCGTGGTGGCACGCCCCTGCGAAATCCTGGGCGAGCGGGTGCATGCCTTCGTCACACGGTCCGGGCCCGGCGCGACGGCGGAGGATCTCGCCGCGTTCTGCGCCCGCCGCCTGTCCGACTACAAGGTGCCCGAGACCTTCACGATCCGGGACGAGCCGCTGCCACGCAACGCGAACGGCAAACTCGTCAAAACCTCCCTCCGGGACGAGGTGGTGGCGACAGTTGGGCCGGTGCGCGCGCGGCGCTGA
- a CDS encoding ATP-binding cassette domain-containing protein codes for MTGTLLEASGLDVTIQSVRALRGFSFTVGTGEMVGLVGRNGAGKTTLMRTIMGHLAPASGTVRFDGRDLRTVPRHGRAALGIGYMPEDRGLVPELTVEENILLPTWVSRTLDGARRLDFVYGVLPELPPMRDRRALQLSGGQQKLVALARALAVGTRFLLLDEPFEGVAPALSHRLSEVIAGMRGGAVSVVISQSDLNHSQSLFNREYMIERGANAGVRESAGVGAPV; via the coding sequence ATGACCGGAACCCTTCTGGAAGCGTCCGGCCTGGACGTGACGATCCAATCCGTGCGGGCCCTGCGCGGCTTCTCGTTCACCGTCGGCACCGGCGAGATGGTCGGACTGGTGGGGCGGAACGGGGCCGGCAAGACCACGCTGATGCGCACCATCATGGGCCATCTGGCGCCCGCGTCCGGCACGGTCCGGTTCGACGGCCGGGACCTGCGGACGGTGCCGCGGCACGGCCGGGCGGCGCTGGGCATCGGGTACATGCCCGAGGACCGCGGGCTGGTGCCCGAACTGACGGTGGAGGAGAACATCCTGCTGCCCACCTGGGTGTCCAGAACCCTGGACGGGGCGCGGCGGCTGGACTTCGTGTACGGCGTGCTGCCGGAACTTCCGCCGATGCGGGACCGCCGGGCGCTCCAGCTGTCCGGTGGGCAGCAGAAGCTGGTGGCGCTGGCCCGCGCACTGGCCGTGGGGACGCGGTTCCTTTTGCTGGACGAGCCGTTCGAGGGCGTGGCGCCGGCCCTGTCGCACCGGCTGTCCGAAGTCATCGCAGGGATGCGCGGCGGTGCCGTTTCGGTCGTGATCTCGCAGTCGGACCTGAACCATTCGCAGTCCCTGTTCAACCGCGAATACATGATCGAACGCGGCGCCAATGCCGGCGTGCGGGAGTCCGCCGGCGTCGGAGCGCCCGTCTGA